The Suricata suricatta isolate VVHF042 chromosome 3, meerkat_22Aug2017_6uvM2_HiC, whole genome shotgun sequence genome contains the following window.
CCTGAAAAACCGCTCCTCGCCGCCCCTGTCTCACCTCTGTGAGGCTGGTAATCCTCAGGCCCAGCTTCCCGGAGACGCCGAAAGGGGCTGACACTGGGCAGGATGATGAGAGCCAGGGAAAAAAGAAGGATCTGGAGAAAAAAGGACCCTTGGGCTATGGGGACACTAAAGGCAGGGAACCAAGAGTCGAATGAATAGAGGGCGGTTGGAGTCCTCAGGGATGGGAAGGTGGGTGTGATGGGGGCTGGGGTTGTCGGGATGGAGGCAAAGGATGGTGGACGTCAGGGGGGATGGGCACCAGACTGACCAGAACACAAGTGCTGGTCTGGGCGGCTTTGTTGGAGGTCCGGGCCACGAGCAGCTGCAGCTGCCGGAGCTGAGCAACCAGCGAGCTGAGGAAGGCGGAGTGAAGAGTCAGGGCGCAAGAATGGTGgcctcccaacccccacctgtGCTGGGGCCCCGACCtccagccgccccccccccaggagcaGGCTATGCATTCGCTTACAGGTTGCGCCTCTCTAGCTCCTGGACTTTTCTCTGCAGTTCCTGGTTCTGCGCAGAGCAGGCAGCGGCCCTAGGGCATGTGGACAGGTGGGACCCAGCTCTGCAACCCCGTGGTCCCTGACCTACCTGCCCTGGTCAGGAAGGAGGCCACGCGTGGCCCTCAGGGAGCTGGACACGGACGTCCAGACGTACCTGCTCTCTAGCCCGTCGATGTACTCTTTCTTCCGCTGCCGACTGTCCTGAGCCGACTGCTTGTTACGGATCTTCCTCCTGACCTTCTTGAggaccctctcctctgcctggggGGCCCCGGGTGTGTCAGGCCTGGGCCCGTAACCTCCCTCGGCACCCCACCTGCCTCTGTGCTCCCGGCTCTTCAAAGGCCAGGATGGGGCCACTGGGTTGGGATACCCTTTGGGGAAGCACGTTACCTTGGTGAGGGGCAGGTGAGCGGGCAGGGagaccccctcctgccccaggagaCGCTTCTCCTCATCTGTCAGGAACAAGGTCTGACCCGGCAGCTGgcggagagcaggagagggtgagaaGACAGTGGGAGAGGGTCCCGTCTTTTCCGTCCCCCAAGGCTGCTCCCTGCATGCCTTCTGGGGAGGAGTCagtgagatggggggaggggccttAATTCAGACTCTGTCTGGGGTCTCCTGGGGCTGCAGAGAAGAGGACTTGTGATATGTCCTTTGCCCCCAGACTTAGGACCTCGGCACTCAGCAAGGTAGGGAGGGCCAGTTCTGGGTCCCAAACCTTCAGGATATTTGAAGAAGGCAGGCAGCAACTCACTAAGATAAGATTTGCTTAAGATGGTTCACTTTTGCCCGTTAACTTCCATTTGGCAGCGTGCGATGTCCGGTCGGGGTCAACTGCTGGGAGCTCCCTGGGCCAGTGGCCCATCTCCCCCCAGGGGCGGAGTCCCACTCTCTAGATGGACGTTCTGCCCCCTGTCAGAGAACTCCCCAAGGGCCACCAGACTGAACCACTTCTCTAACACAGcatgtggggaggtggggggacagcTGGTCAGCCTGGCCTGTGGACAGAGGAACCCGCCTTTCCGATACTCCTTGAAGGAGTTACGCTTCACTTTGACTTAAGAGgaatttgattttgcttttggcTCCTGATGATCTTGGGTTTTAGCCAGaccatttcttgtctttctgcctttttctgaTGGTTCCTTCTTGCTCCCCTGAAGCCACAAACTCCCCAGTGTTTTGATGTGAACACAAACTTAGAAGCATCAGGCTTCTCAAGGTCCCTCAGCCAGATTCTGAGATGCTCAGTGTGGATTCTGGTCCCAGCTTCAGCCAGATGTGTAGGGAGGCCAGAGCCCAGTCCCCACATTGTGCAGACAACTCTTTCCAGCCGCAGCGACTGTGCAGGCGCTctccttacccccccccccctgcaggAACCACCCCCGCCAGCCTGAGGGGGCaagccccccccaacccccctgcAGGAACCAGCCTAGCCAGCCTGCGGGAGGCGCCCAGCGTGTTAACCCCTGCACTGTGGCCCTGGGCCGTGGGTGCAGCCACACAGAGCCTCCCATGGAAACGGGTGCACTTACTTCCCTACACCCTGTGCTGGGCGCCAGCTGGACGCCCAGGcagcccccaaccccacccccatgtCCAGACCCGAGCCTGAAACAAGGCCCCGCTGAGCAAACTGCACGCAAGGTCTGTGCTTTCTCCCACGCTGTCCCCagaccccctcaccccacctccttAACTGAATCAGGGCCACCTTATCCCCAAGggcttctgtctctcttgtcCTTTTCTGCTCTTAAAGCTGCCTGTGCCTCCCTGGACTTCAGGCTCAATGCCACAAAAATTGGGGCAAAGAGATGAGCATCATttcccctccctcagtctccttCCGCACGTGTGTGGGTGCCTCTCTTTGTATCCAGGAGTGCTGGGTCAGGCTGACCAAGGCTCACCGGGGCCGCAGGAGGCACTGGGGTGGCAGTGCCTGCCCTGGGCAGGGTGTCGACATGAGCATCAAGGGGCAGCTCGCAGACCACGCAGGCATCCGGCACCAGAAGTTGTGGGCTCCACTGGCCTGGGGGAGACACAGGAGATGAAGGGCACCCCCTACTGGCCGCAGGGCCTGGCTGGAGGCACAGGTTGGGAAAACCCCTCACCCCCGGACTAGGGCTGGAGCCGAAAGGCCATTGTCCCCTTTCCACCAGGAACACTGACCTAGCTGGAGAGAGATGAAGCCTACAGCTGGCCCAGCTTCCCCCTGCGCCCTCTCCAGGGCCCCTGCCTCATAGACAACCTCGTAGAGAGCAGGGGAACTGGGTGCTTGGAGGGCAGGAGGACTGTCTGGATGGCCGGGGTCCTGGGAGGTGCCACTGTCGCTGCCAGCAGAGACTTCTGAGCAGTACACTTCATTGGGATCAATGAGAAGCTTCAGGAAGTCTTCGGGCTCACTGTCTCGAAGGCCCTGTGGTGCGAGAGGGCGACTGTGTGTACAGAGAATCCGGAGTACCACTGGACATCAGACCTACATCTGGCCTCTTTCAGTCCTTGTGTCCTTGGATGTGGGGGTAGTTACAGCTCACATGTCTCTTAGGGGCTCGGGCTTCAGACGTCTCTCCGAGTGGAGGCTGAAGGGGCTGATGGGCCCCTCATCACAGCTGCTTCCGCTCACCCCACCTGCACCCCTCCTACTCACACAGCCATGGCCCCCACTGGGCTCCCAGCCTGGCAGCCCCTGTTCTTGGAGCTTAGTCCCCGGGGCCTCTGGAGGTGGGCCGTGCAGTCCCAGCTCCGGGAAGGTTCCTGCTGAAAAAACATCTGGGGACTCCAGCCACGCGTCCAGCAGGTCAGAGCTTCGGGAATCCATTCTGcagggagagcaggagcagggtgagggcgccctccccccagctcctgggtTCCCCGCTCCTCCTtccacccttcccctgcctcACCTGTCACCGGGGATCTCGCCTCCGGCCTGACGTCTGGCTCAGACGGATGGCCAGCTCGGTGTTACCTGTTCCCAGgagcccagccccccccccccccccccccccccccggccgccCCAAAGGCCACCGCGCTTCTTTCCTCCAGGATCTCGCATCCTGGACCAGCCCAGCCAAGCCCCGCCCCGGGCCGGACTCCGCTGCAGAGTGGCTGGCGCCCGGCCAGGGGCCACGCGGGGCCCGCGTCCGCGAGCTGGGGGCCGGGAGGCGAGGCGTCCGCAAACCGGGCTTGAGGAAGACACGGACAGCCTGGCCTttcgggcctcagtttctcctagCGACAGCGAGTCTTCCTGAGGGTTTGGGGCTCTTCCGGGAAAAGGGCGGCGATGGCTGTGACCGGAGTGTCCGCTCTCCGGCCGTTAGTTGCGTAAGGCGAGAGCCCGGCGGGGGTAAAGGCACTGCGGGAAAGCCGCAACCCGAAGGCCCGGGTCTCGCCGAGGGATCCCCTCCCCGGCTTTCCTAAGCGCACTTTGCACTCTCGAGTCTGAGGGGACGCAGGGCATCGACCCAATGGGAGCGTCGACCGGAGGCAGGCTGCTCCCTGACGGGCCAGGGGGCTGCGAGGGGGGCAGGGTACCGCggaggcgggcgggggggggtccCCGCGCAGCGGGAGCCGGAGGCCGGGGCGGCGAGCGGGAGCGGCTGCGTGACGCCCCCGGCGAGGGGGACCGACGCGCGGGCCCGAGGCGGAGCTCTGAGCGCGCGGGGCGGGGCTGCGCGCCCGTCCTCGCCGGCCTGTCCGCCCGCGCTCCGCGCTCGTGGGGTTTGCGGGCTGTTTCGGAAACTGCGTCCTCGCGGCCGATCCACAGCCTGAAGGGGACGCGGCAGGCAGCCTTCCCCTAACTGTACCGACGAGGAGACGGAGACCCAGGAGTGCAGCGTAGCGGCACCGACGTTCAGGATTGTTGGCCTCGTGACCGAAGGGCCAGGAACCCATTTCAGATTTAGCACCGGGCTCCAGCGGTGTGGCTGGGGTTTTGCCTGCCTGCCGGTAGCACTTCAGAAAAAGGGGGGGCTCCCTGAGAAAAGCAGGGCAGTTTGGGGGCGTGGACCCAGAACTCACACTGGTGTTTCGGATGAAAAGTTGAATGTGctgagggggaaaagaggagcAGGATTTACATTGACCGAGCAGCCCGGAGACGCTCAGGCGTTTTCCCGTCGCTCAGAGCTGAGGgagaagtaacttgctcaaggctaCGCTGACGAGGCCCCGGGTCTGGCCGCCCGGCGCGGCCTTGCACTGGGCCGGCCTGGCTTGCTCGGGCTCGCTCGGCGCGGGGGCCAGCGGGCTTGGCAGCCGAGGAGCCAGCGGCCCTGCCCGCGTGGTCGGGCGGCCAGGCGGCGTCCGAGGGCGTCCTTCCCAGGGCGCTGCGCCCCGAGGGTCGTGGGGGGGCAGCCGGCTTTCGTCGGTGCCCGCGGGAGCGACCCTCCGCTCACCCGCCggtcccccttccctctttcacCTGCTTTGCCACGTTCGGAGAGGAAACATGGCTTGCTTAAGATCACACATCAAGTTAAGGTaaatgggtgcctggctggctcagtcggtggagacTACAGCTTTGGACCTCAGCGTTGTGAGTTCTAGCGTAATGTGGGACGTACAgcttagtttaaaaagaaaaaaaatttttttccaggtttatttctgagagagagaaagttggagcgaggcagagaaagaatcccaagcaggcagggctctgtctcctgaccatgacatcatgacccggCCAagattgactgagccgcccaggcacccctacaaagaaattttcattattttattttatcttatttaaaaattgttaacatgtattcatttttgagagagagagcacacgcatgagtgggtgaggggcaggagggagggagacagaatctgaagcaggctctgggctcagaactgccagcacagaacctgacatggggcttgaactcatgaatctgcgaggtcatgacctgaggcaaagtcagacgctcaactgactgagccctatCTAGGCACccaagaaattctttttaaataatttcttcttttgtgatgtgATTTGAAGTGTTGGGGTTCAGAGCGGACAGCTAAGGAAAAATTCTTGAGATATCTTTGGgcaaaaagatatatttttaaaaaattatttttatgaaagtgcgagcggggagggggccgagagtgaggagacagagggctctgcgctgatagcaggGAGTCcagtgtgacctgagctgaagtcagacactcaactgactgagccgcccaggtgccccaacaagtgGCTGTACCAAAGCACACGGACAGGCCCTGGGGGCAGAAGGAGCGACACTGGGACTGGGAGGGTGACTGGTTGTATACCTTCAGGTTGGGATGGGTTAGGGGCAGCGTAAGTCACGAGGGAAGTTTGGAAGCAACGCTCCTCCGTTCCCAGGACCTTGACGCGCTAACTGTTGGCAGTCACGAGACCCTTCGGTGTGGATCAGGGGGCCATGTGCctggaggatgattgctaaccTGTGTCTTGGGGGGTAGAggtaaaggaagtttccaaaggagtTTTACTTGTAAattagacttacaggatcctggggtgggggttggggtcgGGAAAATGGTGAGCTAAGGTTGCCTTTTGCCCTGAGTGTCATCATCCAGGCAGCTGGATTCCCAGGGGAAGGTCACTCTGCGTGTCTCAGGGACTTGTCAGTGGgttgtaggcagtaagggaatttaattttttttcttctttgtttcctacATCACTTTGTATCCTACCCTCCCATGAGGTTAGAAGAGCATTCTGATAGCACAGATTTGTGGGCGAAGAGGATCCAGgctaaggaaactgagggtcCTGAGTTGAAAATACTTCGGTGCCttcaaggaacagaaaacagaagggaggccagcaggggtgggggcagaggagttCCAGGTGAGTTCAGACCGAACTCAACCAGGTGCCTTGCGGCCTGAGAGCAGCCCTCGGCCGAGGCCGGCCGAGCTGGGGGCCGCCAGGTCTCTACTCGCCCAGAGACGTCTCTACTCGCGCAGGGAAGACGGAAGGCTGCACAAAAGTCAGCCCAGGCCACTGATAGTCAAGAAGGGATTCTTTTCAAGACATGGCCTCTCTCAGGGGCGCCGGGTGGGCTCGGTCAGTTAGAGTCTGACTCTcggtgtcagcacggagcctgcttgggattttctcgctctccctccctctccctgctccccgctgctcacactctcaaaaataaataagtaaacttaaaaagaaaaagtcctctCCTTGCTATTTCCCTTTTCCAATTCCGCCTCATCTTTCTCCTTCGTTGAGGGTGCGGACGAGGGAGGTCGAGCAAGGAAGTCGGTCCGGGGACGGGAACGTTTTCCCT
Protein-coding sequences here:
- the CREB3L4 gene encoding cyclic AMP-responsive element-binding protein 3-like protein 4 isoform X2 — its product is MDSRSSDLLDAWLESPDVFSAGTFPELGLHGPPPEAPGTKLQEQGLPGWEPSGGHGCGLRDSEPEDFLKLLIDPNEVYCSEVSAGSDSGTSQDPGHPDSPPALQAPSSPALYEVVYEAGALERAQGEAGPAVGFISLQLGQWSPQLLVPDACVVCELPLDAHVDTLPRAGTATPVPPAAPLPGQTLFLTDEEKRLLGQEGVSLPAHLPLTKAEERVLKKVRRKIRNKQSAQDSRQRKKEYIDGLESSSLVAQLRQLQLLVARTSNKAAQTSTCVLILLFSLALIILPSVSPFRRLREAGPEDYQPHRVTSRNILTHKDMSESLETTAVESRLGGPPKAKGANGSTRTLFEKMGGKTGPSGHAGAVLRAEM
- the CREB3L4 gene encoding cyclic AMP-responsive element-binding protein 3-like protein 4 isoform X1, producing the protein MDSRSSDLLDAWLESPDVFSAGTFPELGLHGPPPEAPGTKLQEQGLPGWEPSGGHGCGLRDSEPEDFLKLLIDPNEVYCSEVSAGSDSGTSQDPGHPDSPPALQAPSSPALYEVVYEAGALERAQGEAGPAVGFISLQLGQWSPQLLVPDACVVCELPLDAHVDTLPRAGTATPVPPAAPLPGQTLFLTDEEKRLLGQEGVSLPAHLPLTKAEERVLKKVRRKIRNKQSAQDSRQRKKEYIDGLESRAAACSAQNQELQRKVQELERRNLSLVAQLRQLQLLVARTSNKAAQTSTCVLILLFSLALIILPSVSPFRRLREAGPEDYQPHRVTSRNILTHKDMSESLETTAVESRLGGPPKAKGANGSTRTLFEKMGGKTGPSGHAGAVLRAEM